A genomic window from Chlorobium phaeobacteroides DSM 266 includes:
- the bchI gene encoding magnesium chelatase ATPase subunit I, translated as MTQTETATKKTAAAKVKAGSVASEAPEQKKAKPAAKKKSGQAFPFTAIVGQEEMKLSLILNIIDPRIGGVLVMGHRGTGKSTTVRALAEVLPLIERVKDDTYNRTPDQYLEGEDAKKGRKVIDPLSIKTEMIPVPVVDLPLGATEDRVCGTIDIEQALTSGVKAFEPGLLAQANRGFLYIDEVNLLDDHLVDVLLDVAASGKNVVEREGISIRHPARFVLVGSGNPEEGELRPQLLDRFGLHARIITILDVAKRVEIVKRRRDFDEDPDAFMKKYNREQLKLQKKIQQAKDLLPEVTMNDLVLTDIAKLCMNLGIDGHRGELTITRTAHAHAAFLGHKEVTMNHVREIAGLCLRHRLRKDPLETLDAGEKIDRELAKVLGEVEATV; from the coding sequence ATGACTCAGACTGAAACAGCCACAAAAAAGACGGCCGCAGCAAAGGTGAAAGCGGGTTCAGTGGCTTCGGAGGCTCCGGAGCAGAAGAAAGCAAAGCCTGCTGCTAAAAAGAAATCGGGCCAGGCCTTTCCTTTCACCGCAATTGTCGGTCAGGAAGAGATGAAGCTCAGTCTGATTCTGAATATTATTGATCCAAGGATCGGCGGTGTGCTGGTCATGGGACACAGGGGTACAGGAAAAAGTACAACAGTCAGAGCCCTTGCCGAAGTGCTTCCCCTGATTGAAAGAGTGAAGGACGATACGTATAACCGTACGCCGGATCAGTATCTCGAAGGCGAAGACGCCAAAAAGGGACGCAAGGTAATTGATCCTCTCTCCATCAAAACCGAAATGATTCCCGTTCCTGTTGTCGATCTTCCTCTCGGTGCGACCGAAGACCGTGTCTGCGGTACCATCGATATCGAGCAGGCTCTTACCAGCGGAGTGAAGGCTTTTGAGCCAGGACTTCTTGCCCAGGCAAATCGCGGGTTTCTCTATATCGACGAAGTCAACCTTCTCGACGATCACCTGGTTGATGTGCTGCTTGACGTTGCTGCCAGCGGTAAAAACGTTGTCGAGCGCGAAGGTATCAGTATCCGACATCCGGCCCGGTTTGTGCTGGTTGGTTCCGGAAACCCTGAGGAGGGAGAGCTGAGGCCGCAGCTTCTTGATCGTTTTGGACTTCATGCCCGCATTATCACGATACTTGATGTCGCCAAACGCGTTGAAATCGTCAAGCGTCGTCGTGATTTTGATGAGGATCCTGATGCGTTTATGAAAAAATACAACCGCGAACAGTTGAAGCTCCAGAAAAAGATTCAGCAGGCAAAAGATCTTCTGCCTGAGGTAACCATGAACGATCTTGTTCTGACCGATATTGCAAAACTTTGCATGAACCTTGGAATCGACGGTCACCGGGGCGAGCTGACCATCACCCGCACGGCGCATGCCCATGCAGCGTTCCTTGGTCATAAGGAGGTTACCATGAATCATGTCAGGGAGATTGCAGGTCTCTGTCTTCGTCACCGTCTGCGCAAGGATCCTCTTGAAACTCTTGATGCGGGTGAAAAGATTGATCGTGAACTTGCAAAAGTACTGGGAGAAGTGGAAGCAACAGTATGA
- a CDS encoding alpha/beta fold hydrolase gives MATRNKYITTGGHRHRYIETGSASETMLLLHGISSSLDFYEQVIPELSKSFRVLAFDFLGFGLSEKPLNKTYSLELYADLINEFLEKTDSHGPSLYATGHSMGGKYLLASALLYPQTYRKLVLSNTDGFLYVPSWARAISLPGVKQVLKNVVTREKLSEKMFAAAFYRPDQVNRDSFMKNLMVARNPEAFDTVMSLNRNMKQLDMNRTGLRGRLNELKIPVLVIWGDKDQYISPKTAKSVQNELPCSKLVIFSDCGHSPMLEYPEKFSTTIREFIFSETHFPGNQCS, from the coding sequence ATGGCAACAAGGAACAAATATATCACGACAGGAGGCCATCGACACCGGTATATCGAAACAGGAAGCGCTTCGGAAACGATGCTTCTGCTCCACGGAATCTCTTCGTCGCTTGACTTTTACGAACAGGTCATCCCTGAGCTCTCAAAATCATTCAGGGTGCTTGCTTTTGATTTTCTTGGTTTCGGACTTTCCGAAAAACCTCTGAACAAAACATATTCACTTGAACTTTATGCCGACCTGATCAATGAATTTCTTGAAAAAACCGACAGTCACGGCCCATCGCTCTATGCAACTGGCCACTCAATGGGAGGAAAATACCTGCTCGCATCAGCGCTCCTCTACCCGCAAACATACCGTAAACTTGTTTTGAGCAATACGGACGGATTTCTTTACGTACCGTCATGGGCACGGGCAATAAGCCTGCCCGGCGTCAAACAGGTATTGAAGAACGTGGTCACCAGAGAAAAATTGTCTGAAAAAATGTTTGCCGCAGCGTTTTACCGACCCGATCAGGTTAACAGGGACTCTTTCATGAAAAACCTTATGGTTGCACGCAACCCGGAAGCTTTCGACACCGTTATGAGTCTTAACAGAAACATGAAACAGCTCGACATGAATCGTACCGGTCTGCGGGGAAGGCTGAATGAATTAAAAATACCCGTTCTGGTGATCTGGGGCGACAAGGATCAGTATATTTCGCCAAAAACAGCCAAATCGGTGCAGAATGAACTTCCCTGTTCAAAACTGGTGATATTTTCCGATTGCGGTCACTCGCCAATGCTCGAATACCCGGAAAAATTTTCAACGACGATCAGAGAGTTTATCTTTTCCGAAACCCATTTCCCAGGCAATCAATGCTCATAA
- the lpdA gene encoding dihydrolipoyl dehydrogenase: MQQGSADEGFAFDLAVIGSGPGGYEAALKAAKAGLKVCLIEKGALGGVCVNWGCIPTKALLRSAEIIDLVARSSSFGIMAENVSFDFPQAVKRSRSVVRKLSKGIDFMLQRAGVEVKQGEARFTSPHDLDIVRDGIGVDHIRARSVIIATGSIPREISGLEPDGNRILGSRDALALKTLPSSMIVVGGGAIGIEMAWFYAKAGTVVTLVEMMPRILPLEDAEIALALRRSLEKAGILIYTGAKLERLSSDERGVNCRITVAEEDPIAVHAECLLVAVGVTGNTCELGLSNAGVECSGGYIVTDGECRTSADHVYAIGDVRGGMLLAHKASAEAAIAVASISGKTSEPLDDTKIPRCVYVEPSLASVGLSEEQAVASGFSVRIGRAMFAASGKANAYGNLEGMVKLIFSCKTDRLLGAHVLGHGAVELIGELCLARQLELTARVLAGTVHAHPTLSETIREAAENSLEA; this comes from the coding sequence ATGCAACAGGGGAGTGCTGACGAGGGTTTTGCCTTTGATCTTGCTGTTATCGGCTCAGGTCCTGGCGGTTATGAGGCTGCGCTGAAGGCCGCAAAGGCCGGTTTGAAAGTTTGTCTTATCGAAAAAGGCGCGCTTGGAGGCGTTTGCGTCAACTGGGGGTGTATTCCGACCAAAGCCCTTCTCAGGAGTGCTGAAATAATTGATCTTGTCGCTCGATCGTCTTCATTTGGCATAATGGCTGAAAATGTCAGCTTCGATTTTCCGCAAGCTGTCAAGCGGAGTCGCTCGGTAGTGCGTAAGCTTTCTAAAGGCATCGATTTCATGCTTCAGCGTGCAGGGGTGGAGGTGAAACAGGGAGAAGCGCGATTTACCTCACCGCATGATCTCGATATTGTCCGTGACGGTATCGGTGTTGATCACATTCGTGCCCGATCAGTGATTATTGCTACAGGAAGCATTCCCAGAGAGATTTCCGGACTCGAGCCTGACGGGAACCGTATCCTTGGAAGCAGGGATGCTCTCGCTCTTAAAACGCTCCCTTCTTCGATGATTGTTGTTGGTGGAGGCGCTATCGGCATTGAGATGGCATGGTTTTATGCCAAAGCAGGCACCGTGGTTACGCTTGTCGAAATGATGCCCCGGATTCTTCCTCTTGAAGACGCAGAGATCGCTCTTGCGCTCAGGCGTTCACTTGAAAAAGCTGGTATCCTGATTTATACCGGAGCAAAACTGGAGCGCCTTTCTTCTGATGAGCGTGGTGTCAACTGCAGGATTACCGTTGCAGAAGAGGATCCGATTGCTGTTCATGCCGAATGTCTCCTTGTCGCTGTTGGCGTGACCGGTAATACCTGTGAACTCGGGCTTTCAAATGCGGGGGTAGAGTGCTCGGGAGGATATATTGTTACTGACGGCGAGTGCCGAACTTCGGCAGATCATGTCTATGCTATCGGCGACGTACGCGGCGGTATGCTGCTGGCGCACAAGGCATCGGCTGAAGCCGCTATTGCTGTTGCTTCGATTTCCGGCAAAACGAGTGAACCGCTTGACGATACGAAGATTCCCCGGTGCGTGTATGTCGAACCATCTCTTGCGAGTGTGGGGTTGAGTGAGGAGCAGGCGGTGGCGAGCGGTTTCAGTGTCAGGATTGGTCGCGCCATGTTTGCTGCTTCAGGAAAGGCTAATGCATACGGAAATCTTGAAGGAATGGTGAAACTGATTTTCAGCTGCAAAACCGACAGACTGCTTGGTGCCCATGTACTCGGCCATGGAGCTGTCGAGTTGATTGGCGAGCTTTGTCTGGCCCGACAACTTGAGCTGACGGCACGGGTGCTTGCAGGAACGGTGCATGCTCACCCGACTCTTTCGGAAACGATCAGGGAGGCTGCTGAAAACTCGCTTGAAGCTTGA
- the tmk gene encoding dTMP kinase produces MLITFEGIDGAGKSTQIKKLQTVLNKAGVESVTLREPGGTEVAEKIRSILLESRHEISAVGELLLFSATRAELVQQVIIPALQTDAVVILDRFYDSTRAYQGYGRGIDLTILETIIAFSTFNLIPDVTFYLDIKPEDAMIRKNSKKSLPLAFENSDLDRMERSGLEFYSKVRNGYFEIIRSEQHRFKVLNALEHPDDLHRQILETLRKKKPALKALNRY; encoded by the coding sequence ATGCTCATAACCTTTGAAGGAATCGATGGAGCCGGAAAATCCACGCAAATAAAAAAGCTTCAAACCGTGCTCAACAAAGCGGGCGTGGAGTCGGTAACACTGCGGGAACCGGGCGGAACCGAAGTTGCAGAAAAAATCCGAAGCATTCTTCTCGAAAGCCGCCACGAAATCAGCGCGGTCGGAGAACTTCTGCTGTTTTCGGCAACACGGGCAGAACTCGTTCAACAGGTAATCATCCCTGCGCTGCAGACAGACGCCGTTGTTATCCTTGACAGATTTTATGATTCCACAAGGGCCTATCAGGGCTATGGACGCGGCATCGACCTCACTATTCTTGAAACGATCATCGCATTCTCGACGTTTAATCTGATACCTGACGTGACATTTTATCTTGACATCAAGCCCGAGGATGCCATGATCAGAAAAAATTCAAAAAAATCTCTTCCGCTGGCATTCGAAAACAGTGATCTTGACCGGATGGAAAGATCCGGTCTTGAGTTTTACAGCAAGGTCAGAAACGGCTATTTCGAAATAATCCGTTCAGAACAACACCGTTTTAAAGTTTTGAATGCCCTTGAACACCCGGATGACCTTCACCGTCAGATCCTCGAAACGCTGCGAAAAAAAAAACCAGCTCTGAAGGCACTCAACCGTTACTGA
- a CDS encoding RluA family pseudouridine synthase: MLNQPIKNESLDVQELPPEPKKLAIQVSRVQIPMRIDKYLTQQVENATRNKVQEAITEGRVLVNGKPVKSNYKIKSCDLIQITFLRPPAPEMAPENIPIDIIYEDADLMVVNKEAGMVVHPAFGNWTGTLANAILHHIGNDTGELDCSLQRPGIVHRLDKDTSGLIIIAKNPLALQRLARQFAQRQVEKIYHALVWGVPEPASGTIKTNIGRSKKNRKVMTTYPFEGIDGKHAITDYAVIEDLRYFSLVSIKLHTGRTHQIRVHLQHLGHPILGDTVYGGASIRTLPFSKSESFIKNLLEIIPRQALHAQTLRFTQPLTHEPLSFTAPLPGDMINACLKIKTLLKDAFPL; this comes from the coding sequence ATGCTAAATCAGCCGATAAAAAACGAATCCCTTGACGTTCAGGAACTGCCCCCGGAACCCAAAAAGCTTGCTATTCAGGTAAGTCGCGTACAGATCCCGATGCGCATCGACAAATACCTCACCCAGCAGGTGGAAAATGCCACCCGCAACAAGGTGCAGGAAGCCATCACTGAAGGGCGGGTACTGGTAAACGGCAAGCCCGTAAAATCAAATTACAAAATCAAGTCATGCGACCTGATTCAGATAACCTTTCTGCGTCCTCCTGCGCCTGAAATGGCTCCCGAAAATATTCCGATCGATATTATTTATGAAGACGCAGACCTCATGGTTGTCAACAAGGAGGCGGGAATGGTTGTCCATCCTGCATTTGGCAACTGGACCGGAACGCTTGCCAATGCGATTCTGCATCATATCGGCAACGATACCGGAGAGCTCGACTGCTCCCTTCAGCGACCCGGCATTGTACACCGGCTCGACAAAGATACCTCGGGTCTGATTATCATTGCAAAAAATCCTCTTGCCTTGCAGCGCCTTGCCCGCCAGTTTGCCCAGCGACAGGTTGAAAAAATTTACCACGCTCTGGTGTGGGGGGTACCGGAACCGGCTTCAGGCACCATAAAAACCAATATCGGGCGATCAAAAAAAAACCGGAAGGTCATGACCACTTATCCCTTTGAAGGTATTGACGGCAAACATGCGATAACCGACTACGCCGTCATTGAAGACTTACGATACTTTTCGCTTGTGTCAATCAAACTCCATACAGGGAGAACACATCAGATACGGGTACATCTGCAACATCTCGGCCACCCAATCCTCGGGGATACTGTTTATGGGGGCGCCTCCATACGCACGCTCCCGTTCAGCAAAAGCGAGAGTTTCATTAAAAACCTGCTTGAAATAATACCGCGCCAGGCGCTCCATGCCCAGACGCTGCGCTTCACCCAGCCATTAACGCATGAACCGCTCTCCTTTACGGCTCCCCTGCCCGGAGACATGATAAATGCCTGCCTGAAAATAAAAACGCTCCTCAAGGATGCATTCCCTCTATAA
- a CDS encoding beta-phosphoglucomutase family hydrolase — MSNLFKGAIFDLDGVITGTAKVHSLAWEAMFNSFLKSYAEENNEPFVPFDPVNDYHRYVDGKPRMEGVKSFLASRNIELHYGDLDDNPEKETVCGLGNRKNSLFTEILMKEGPEIYTSSVDLIKELIAKGIRIGIASSSRNCQLILQLANLEELFETRVDGEVSIELNLKGKPNPDIFVTAAANLGLEPHECVVVEDAISGVQAGSRGNFGLVLGIAREIEGSKLRQEGADIVVKDLGEITISDIELWFNEGLEKEGWNLEYSHFSAKDEKLRETLTSVGNGYLGVRGAYEGSKASGHHYPGTYIAGIFNKLPSDVHGQTIFNNDFVNCPNWLPIEFRIGKGSFTDPFKEKILSYRQNLDMQNGSMTREIVIQDNLGRISRISSQRFASMANPHICAVRFILRPINYQAEVEFRSSIDGQIENKGVTRYRELASDHLEHVYGITEKDSMFLHVETNASHYGIVTGAVTRVFCHTKQECVERSTTSIPRYIAQTFRIPLSPEKKCTIEKIVTIHTSLDEEKGDPLEAAKFSLLAADSFDSLFNAHIAAWEKIWKKTDLKIQADRFSQKALRLHTYHMMCTASPHNASIDAGMPARGLNGEAYRGHIFWDEIFILPFFNRHYPDIAKALLMYRYHRLDAAREYAREHGFKGAMFPWQTADDGKEDSQIIHFNPKSGTWGPDLSRKQRHVSIAVFFNTWLYIYDTADTQFLDEYGAEMMFEIARFWASIASFSPETGRYHIEGIMGPDEFHETLPGSGKEGLRDNSYTNIMTVWLLEKAVETAEKIDPAVMRHLLAKINLGYDELQHWRDISSHMNILLDENGILEQFDGYMSLKELDWSHYRSKYGNIHRMDRILKAEGDSPDNYKVAKQADVLMTFYTLSPEEVARLLEKNGYTVDDPQKLVQNNYNYYEPRTCHGSTLSKVVHSIISSYLPNGREAAWRWFSESLKSDILDTQGGTTQEGIHCGVMAGTLDMVMRYFAGISFEHDMIHVNPNLPEHWKKLELNVLFRANHYVLSIESEKVSILLTESESDQVQGCINKVTVDLKKGIFCTV; from the coding sequence ATGAGTAACCTATTCAAAGGCGCCATTTTTGATCTTGACGGCGTCATCACCGGAACAGCAAAGGTACACAGCCTTGCATGGGAAGCGATGTTCAATTCCTTTCTGAAAAGTTATGCCGAAGAAAACAATGAACCGTTCGTCCCGTTCGATCCAGTCAACGACTATCACCGATATGTTGACGGAAAACCAAGAATGGAGGGCGTGAAAAGCTTTCTCGCATCCCGCAATATTGAGTTGCATTACGGCGATCTTGACGACAACCCCGAAAAGGAGACGGTCTGTGGACTCGGTAATCGTAAAAACAGCCTGTTTACCGAAATTCTCATGAAAGAGGGACCGGAAATCTATACCTCCTCTGTTGATCTTATCAAAGAGCTGATCGCCAAGGGAATACGAATCGGTATTGCATCATCGAGCAGAAACTGTCAACTGATTCTGCAGCTTGCGAATCTTGAAGAGCTGTTTGAAACAAGAGTAGACGGGGAAGTATCCATTGAGCTTAATCTGAAAGGCAAACCAAATCCTGATATTTTTGTAACTGCCGCAGCAAATCTTGGTCTTGAACCTCACGAATGCGTCGTTGTTGAAGATGCCATTTCAGGCGTACAGGCAGGTTCCCGAGGCAATTTCGGACTGGTTCTCGGCATTGCGCGCGAAATCGAAGGCTCAAAACTTCGTCAGGAAGGTGCTGACATTGTCGTTAAAGATCTGGGTGAAATCACCATTTCGGATATTGAACTTTGGTTCAATGAAGGACTTGAAAAAGAGGGCTGGAACCTTGAGTATTCTCATTTCTCTGCAAAAGATGAAAAACTCAGAGAAACATTGACCTCTGTAGGCAACGGATATCTCGGCGTGCGCGGCGCATACGAAGGATCGAAGGCATCGGGGCATCATTATCCCGGAACCTACATTGCAGGGATTTTCAATAAACTGCCCTCCGATGTTCACGGTCAAACCATTTTCAACAATGATTTCGTCAACTGTCCGAACTGGCTTCCCATCGAGTTCAGAATAGGAAAAGGCTCTTTTACCGATCCGTTCAAGGAAAAAATCCTCAGTTACCGACAGAACCTCGACATGCAGAACGGCAGCATGACCCGCGAGATCGTTATCCAGGACAACCTTGGAAGAATCAGCAGAATCAGCAGTCAACGGTTTGCAAGCATGGCAAACCCCCACATCTGTGCAGTGAGGTTCATCCTCAGACCGATCAATTACCAGGCAGAGGTGGAATTCAGAAGCTCCATCGACGGACAGATCGAAAACAAGGGCGTTACCCGTTACCGTGAACTTGCATCGGATCATCTTGAACATGTCTACGGCATAACTGAAAAAGATTCCATGTTCCTGCATGTCGAAACGAACGCATCGCATTACGGAATAGTAACTGGAGCCGTGACAAGAGTTTTCTGTCACACAAAACAGGAGTGCGTCGAACGTTCCACAACCAGCATACCCCGATATATCGCACAGACGTTCCGAATCCCGCTCTCTCCTGAAAAAAAATGCACAATCGAAAAAATCGTCACCATTCACACTTCGCTTGACGAGGAAAAAGGCGACCCGCTTGAAGCAGCCAAATTTTCTCTGCTCGCTGCCGATTCCTTTGATTCGCTCTTCAACGCGCATATTGCTGCATGGGAGAAAATCTGGAAAAAAACCGATCTCAAAATTCAGGCAGACCGATTCAGTCAAAAAGCGCTTCGACTGCACACCTATCACATGATGTGCACAGCTTCTCCCCATAATGCCTCAATTGACGCAGGCATGCCTGCAAGAGGGCTCAACGGCGAAGCATACAGAGGTCATATCTTCTGGGACGAAATCTTTATCCTCCCATTTTTCAACCGTCACTACCCCGATATAGCAAAAGCTCTCCTGATGTACCGCTATCATCGGCTTGACGCTGCAAGAGAGTATGCGCGCGAGCATGGATTCAAAGGCGCAATGTTTCCCTGGCAAACCGCCGACGATGGAAAGGAGGACTCTCAAATCATCCATTTCAATCCGAAAAGCGGAACATGGGGACCTGATCTCAGCCGAAAACAGCGACATGTTTCCATTGCCGTTTTTTTCAACACATGGCTCTACATATACGATACAGCCGATACGCAGTTTCTCGATGAGTACGGCGCCGAAATGATGTTCGAAATTGCCAGGTTCTGGGCAAGCATTGCATCGTTCTCTCCTGAAACGGGCAGGTACCATATCGAAGGGATCATGGGTCCCGATGAGTTTCATGAAACCCTTCCCGGAAGCGGAAAAGAAGGACTGAGAGACAACTCCTACACCAATATCATGACGGTCTGGCTGCTTGAAAAAGCAGTTGAAACCGCCGAAAAGATAGATCCGGCAGTGATGCGACACCTGCTGGCAAAAATCAATCTCGGTTATGACGAACTGCAGCATTGGCGTGATATCAGCAGTCATATGAATATCCTGCTGGACGAGAACGGCATTCTCGAACAGTTCGATGGATACATGAGCCTCAAGGAGCTGGACTGGTCGCACTACCGCTCAAAGTACGGCAATATTCACCGCATGGACAGAATTCTTAAAGCTGAAGGTGATTCGCCCGACAACTACAAGGTTGCCAAACAGGCTGATGTCCTGATGACTTTTTATACCCTGTCACCGGAAGAGGTGGCCCGTCTTCTTGAGAAAAACGGATACACCGTCGACGATCCGCAAAAGCTGGTTCAGAATAACTACAACTACTACGAACCAAGAACCTGTCACGGATCAACACTGAGCAAGGTTGTGCACTCTATTATCTCGAGTTATCTGCCCAATGGACGGGAAGCAGCATGGAGATGGTTTTCCGAGTCCCTAAAAAGTGACATACTCGACACCCAGGGAGGCACAACCCAGGAAGGCATTCATTGCGGCGTCATGGCTGGCACCCTTGATATGGTCATGCGATATTTCGCAGGAATCTCTTTCGAACATGACATGATTCATGTAAACCCAAACCTGCCGGAACACTGGAAAAAGCTCGAGCTTAATGTGCTTTTCCGCGCGAACCACTATGTTTTGAGCATAGAATCCGAGAAAGTCTCCATACTGCTGACGGAATCGGAAAGCGATCAGGTTCAGGGATGCATCAATAAAGTGACGGTTGATCTGAAAAAAGGCATTTTTTGTACGGTATAA
- a CDS encoding SDR family oxidoreductase: MQNEKVFLITGASTGIGEATAKRAIEAGYRVVVAARSTEKLEAIATEFGRERVLAVTCDVADWQSQQRMFQQSLERFGQIDVVFANAGLSKGSSFYGGTDKPDEWKEMVMVNVFGAAATARLALPELAKRCGHFLLTGSVVGHITSIRNFYSATKWAVTGMAHAIRNEMSGSGVRVTLIEPGVVDTPFWDNLQKPGTPELQPDDIARAVIYAVTQPQHVDINDLLIRPTGQPH; the protein is encoded by the coding sequence ATGCAAAACGAAAAAGTTTTTCTCATTACCGGCGCATCAACCGGAATCGGTGAAGCCACCGCAAAGCGTGCCATCGAAGCAGGATACCGGGTTGTCGTTGCCGCCCGATCCACTGAAAAACTTGAGGCGATTGCAACCGAGTTTGGCAGAGAACGGGTTCTGGCCGTTACCTGTGATGTTGCCGACTGGCAATCGCAGCAGCGGATGTTCCAGCAATCCCTCGAACGATTCGGACAGATCGATGTTGTTTTTGCCAATGCCGGTTTATCAAAAGGCTCCTCCTTTTACGGCGGTACGGACAAACCGGATGAGTGGAAAGAGATGGTGATGGTCAATGTATTCGGAGCTGCGGCTACAGCAAGACTGGCCCTGCCGGAACTCGCAAAAAGATGCGGCCACTTTCTTTTGACTGGTTCGGTAGTCGGACACATTACCTCGATTCGAAACTTCTACTCGGCAACGAAGTGGGCGGTAACCGGAATGGCCCATGCCATCCGCAATGAAATGTCCGGAAGCGGCGTTCGTGTCACCCTTATTGAACCTGGCGTCGTTGATACTCCGTTCTGGGATAACCTGCAGAAACCTGGAACCCCGGAACTGCAGCCGGATGATATTGCCCGAGCCGTCATCTACGCCGTCACCCAGCCACAGCATGTTGATATCAATGATCTGCTTATACGCCCGACTGGTCAGCCGCATTAA
- the queA gene encoding tRNA preQ1(34) S-adenosylmethionine ribosyltransferase-isomerase QueA, with amino-acid sequence MRLSNFRYILPKTKIAEKPASPRDSCRLMVLNRRKKEIDHKNFEDISGYFKKGDLLVVNNSRVFPAKIFGQKEKTDAKIEVFLLRVLNKDAGLWDVLVDPARKVRVGNKIYFDEDIVAEVVDNTTSRGRTIRFLNPEVDVFSLVERIGHVPLPPYFTRLPVDSDKEDYQTVYASQTGAVVAPMAGMHFTMPLLQKIQKMGVKILPITLHPSLSTFNAIEVEDVSKHKMDSEYFNIPYQTAMEINETKINKTGRVIAVGTSTCRVLEANATVDGKIKFGSGWTDKFIYPPYQFKVTDALITNFQQPETTLLMVVSAFAEHRLLMDAYKVALKSEYQFLAYGDAMFIY; translated from the coding sequence ATGCGCCTGTCAAATTTTAGATACATCCTCCCCAAAACCAAAATTGCCGAAAAGCCTGCTTCGCCACGCGATTCATGTCGACTTATGGTGCTGAACAGGAGAAAAAAAGAGATTGATCACAAGAATTTTGAAGATATCTCAGGTTACTTCAAAAAAGGCGATCTGCTTGTCGTCAATAACAGCAGGGTTTTTCCTGCAAAAATTTTCGGACAGAAAGAAAAAACCGATGCCAAAATCGAAGTTTTTCTGCTCAGAGTACTCAACAAGGATGCCGGATTGTGGGATGTTCTCGTTGACCCGGCTCGTAAAGTCCGGGTCGGCAATAAAATCTATTTCGATGAAGATATCGTTGCTGAAGTAGTTGACAATACAACCTCAAGGGGAAGAACCATCAGGTTCCTGAATCCGGAGGTCGATGTATTCAGTCTGGTGGAAAGAATCGGGCATGTCCCGCTTCCACCCTATTTCACAAGACTGCCCGTCGATTCCGACAAAGAGGACTACCAGACCGTTTACGCTTCACAGACCGGAGCCGTTGTCGCCCCTATGGCAGGCATGCATTTTACCATGCCTCTCCTGCAAAAAATACAGAAAATGGGGGTCAAGATTCTTCCCATTACCCTCCATCCGAGCCTGAGTACCTTCAATGCCATTGAAGTTGAGGATGTTTCGAAACATAAAATGGATTCGGAATACTTCAACATTCCCTATCAGACCGCAATGGAGATCAACGAGACTAAAATAAATAAAACCGGTCGAGTCATCGCCGTAGGCACCTCCACCTGCAGGGTTCTCGAGGCTAATGCGACCGTTGACGGAAAAATCAAATTTGGCAGCGGCTGGACCGACAAATTCATCTATCCGCCCTACCAGTTCAAGGTCACCGATGCCCTGATCACCAATTTCCAGCAGCCTGAAACCACCCTTCTCATGGTTGTAAGCGCTTTTGCGGAACATCGTCTGCTTATGGATGCTTACAAGGTAGCTCTGAAATCAGAATATCAGTTTCTTGCATACGGTGACGCAATGTTTATCTATTAA
- a CDS encoding SET domain-containing protein-lysine N-methyltransferase codes for MLIPDISAFGTPALTFAAGTLAGFLAGRFIKFSAKTITGSVVGIDASTISGRGAFAMKDFFEGETVERCPALEVSDHDVAGELLNYVFYGSDETKRLVAMGNGMLFNHASDPNVAYYRQDGPLGAELVIYALKNIRKGEEMFYNYGDDWWKTRQT; via the coding sequence ATGCTTATTCCTGACATTTCCGCTTTCGGCACTCCGGCATTAACGTTTGCAGCAGGAACACTTGCCGGCTTTCTGGCCGGACGGTTCATAAAATTTTCCGCTAAAACGATCACCGGCAGCGTTGTCGGCATTGATGCATCGACGATAAGCGGCCGGGGAGCCTTTGCCATGAAGGACTTTTTTGAAGGAGAAACCGTTGAACGATGCCCTGCGCTTGAAGTCAGCGACCATGATGTAGCAGGAGAGCTGCTGAACTATGTTTTTTATGGAAGTGACGAAACAAAACGTCTGGTAGCAATGGGTAACGGCATGCTTTTTAACCACGCATCCGATCCCAATGTCGCATATTATCGCCAGGATGGCCCGCTGGGGGCTGAACTTGTAATTTATGCCCTTAAAAACATTCGGAAAGGTGAAGAGATGTTTTACAACTACGGCGATGACTGGTGGAAAACCCGACAGACGTAA